Proteins encoded within one genomic window of Tamandua tetradactyla isolate mTamTet1 chromosome 11, mTamTet1.pri, whole genome shotgun sequence:
- the ZNF697 gene encoding zinc finger protein 697 codes for MEQEDKQGVCEARDSEDKGMGSDFENSEDREEDPGERGTGCNLQDTEDRENPPEQMGPTLQHEVLRGNSEGLRSEEEDGQPSVAETAMFPALSESDSASRSPRGEEEEEEEEESAGENRLGEEAEQPPAPVLPWRRHLSLGSRPRGAQSARRRFRRLHHPVAVDLGELDSLVASIMEAPTICPDCGESFSPGAAFLQHQRIHRLAEAAAAAGLEPFGFAGECGPVVGMMGVGVPGGFGPGPALARPPHEKPFRCGECGKGFSRNTYLTNHLRLHTGERPNLCADCGKSFSWRADLLKHRRLHTGEKPYPCPECGEAFSLSSHLLSHRRAHAAASGAGAAALRPFACGECGKGFVRRSHLANHQRIHTGEKPHGCGECGKRFSWRSDLVKHQRVHTGEKPYMCSECGETFSVSSHLFTHKRTHSGERPYVCRECGKGFGRNSHLVNHLRVHTGEKPFRCSQCEKRFSDFSTLTQHQRTHTGEKPYTCIECGKSFIQSSHLIRHRRIHTGNKPHKCAGCGKGFRYKTHLAQHQKLHLC; via the exons AGATAAGCAGGGTGTGTGTGAAGCCCGGGACTCGGAGGACAAAGGGATGGGCTCTGATTTCGAGAACTCTGAGGACAGGGAAGAGGACCCAGGAGAAAGGGGAACGGGCTGTAATCTACAAGacacagaagacagagagaacCCCCCGGAACAGATGGGCCCCACTCTGCAGCATGAAGTTCTAAGAGGGAACTCAG AGGGGCTGCGGAGCGAGGAAGAGGATGGTCAACCCAGCGTGGCTGAGACAGCGATGTTCCCCGCACTGTCCGAGTCCGACAGCGCATCCCGGAGCCCccgaggagaggaggaggaggaggaggaggaggagagcgcTGGAGAGAACCGGCTGGGGGAGGAGGCGGAGCAGCCGCCCGCTCCCGTGCTGCCCTGGAGGCGGCACCTGTCCCTGGGGAGTCGACCCAGGGGCGCCCAGTCTGCCCGCCGCCGCTTCCGCAGGCTCCACCACCCCGTGGCCGTGGACCTCGGGGAGCTCGACAGCCTGGTGGCCAGCATCATGGAGGCGCCCACCATCTGCCCGGACTGCGGGGAGAGCTTCAGCCCCGGCGCCGCCTTCCTGCAGCACCAGCGCATACACCGTCTGGCCGAGGCCGCGGCCGCGGCGGGGCTGGAACCCTTTGGCTTCGCGGGCGAGTGCGGGCCGGTGGTGGGGATGATGGGAGTGGGCGTGCCGGGGGGCTTCGGGCCCGGCCCGGCGCTGGCCCGGCCTCCGCACGAGAAGCCCTTCCGCTGCGGCGAGTGCGGCAAGGGCTTCAGCCGCAACACGTACCTGACCAACCACCTGCGCCTGCACACGGGCGAGCGGCCCAACCTGTGCGCCGACTGCGGCAAGAGCTTCAGCTGGCGCGCCGACCTGCTCAAGCACCGGCGCCTGCACACGGGCGAGAAGCCCTACCCGTGCCCGGAGTGCGGCGAGGCCTTCAGCCTCAGCTcgcacctgctgagccaccggcgGGCGCACGCGGCGGCCAGCGGCGCGGGGGCGGCGGCGCTGCGGCCCTTCGCCTGCGGGGAGTGCGGCAAGGGCTTCGTGCGCCGCTCGCACCTGGCCAACCACCAGCGCATCCACACCGGCGAGAAGCCCCACGGCTGCGGCGAGTGCGGCAAGCGCTTCAGCTGGCGCTCGGACCTGGTCAAGCACCAGCGCGTCCACACGGGCGAGAAGCCCTACATGTGTTCCGAGTGCGGGGAGACCTTCAGCGTCAGCTCGCACCTCTTCACGCACAAGCGCACGCACTCGGGCGAGCGGCCCTACGTGTGCCGCGAGTGCGGCAAGGGCTTCGGCCGCAACTCGCACCTGGTGAACCACCTGCGCGTGCACACGGGCGAGAAGCCCTTCCGCTGCAGCCAGTGCGAGAAGCGCTTCAGCGACTTCTCCACGCTCACGCAGCACCAGCGCACGCACACGGGCGAGAAGCCCTACACGTGCATCGAGTGCGGCAAGAGCTTCATCCAGAGCTCGCACCTGATCCGCCACCGCCGCATCCACACGGGCAACAAGCCGCACAAGTGCGCCGGCTGCGGCAAGGGCTTCCGCTACAAAACGCACCTGGCGCAGCACCAGAAGCTGCACCTGTGCTAG